DNA from Actinomycetota bacterium:
CTCAAGTATTGAGGAACATGGTATATTCAGACCGAATTCTTTTGTTTCATTTATAAGCCTGTAGGAATACTTTTCCCCTCCAATGGAAATCATGACAATCGGTGGAACTCTTGAAGCATTGCTTGTCCAGGCAATTGTAATAATATTATCATTTCCATCAGAGTCACAGCATGTAACAAGCGCTATGGGTTGTGGATAAATAATGTTTGAGGGTTGAATATTTTTCTTCATAAAAACTCCTGTCTGGTTTTTTGATAATCCGAATCAGTTCGAACGGTTTATTTTTTCCAAAATAATTAATTGATAACTTATGAACTATGGATCAATATGATTTATTATATTTTTATGCGGCAATTTACAGGAAAAAGATAAGTGGCTGCGCCTGATATTAAAATCTTCCCTGCCGCAATCTTCCACCACGGCCATGCCCATAACCAGAATTACACTTCTTAAGCATCTCTTCCATATTTTCTACATCATCTTCTTTGCAGCTTGGGCAGTTTTCTTCAATATCCAAACCCTTGTTCTGTTCATCTGCTTTCAGATCCCATTCATATCCACACTTCCTGCATCTGTAGGCATTATTAACAAAAACAAAACTGCCTCCCTCTATACGTATTGCATAACCGTTAACAATAGCGCTCCCTATCTTTTTATGCGCACTACCTAACAGTCTTGTAAAAGTAGGCCTTGAGATCTCCATACTTTTCGCTGATTCAAGATGATTTAAATTCTCAATATCAACAAGCCTGATTGCTTCATATTCATCAACAGTCAGATTTACCGATTCAAGTTTGGAAGCAGGTACCCCGGCAGGCTTAAAAAAATAAAATCTTGGCGGATAAAGAACTTTTCTCTTTTTTTTCGGCTTAACCATAACTTATTTAATATCCGGTTTTTATTTATACTAAATAAAATATTTATAAATTTTATAACTTATAACAGATTATCTGTTTTGTTTTATAAATATGTGATCGGTATTGCAAATAATGATATTTAAAAATAATTTTTATTTCCCGCTATTACTATTATAGTATCACACCCATTGATTAATTTCAGCTTATAGAACATGCCGGAACTCAATAATAAAAACCGGTCGGATTTATAATTTTTATGAATCCTTATATATAAAAAAGCCATAATAAATAACTGTAAATATAAATTTTAAGCATGGAAAAGATAATGAAGCTATTTAAATCCAAAAAAGGCATTATTTATTATGAATACTCTTCAGAAAATCCTGTGCATACAAAAAATTATTGAAAAATATCATTGTCTGATTTTATTTCATCATTTTTTGTATTATCTGGCTTGAAATAATATCAACCATCTCATCTATGCTGTTTCTTGATAAGGAGGAAGATAGCTTATTCCCTATGCTTCCCGGATCTATTTTGCAGTTTGCGGAATCGACGTACTGTCTGGTTTTAATTTCTACATATTCACAGAAAGGAATTATTTCCTTCGATGGTGAATATTCCATTTTTGTATGTGGAAAATATTTTAGAAGAAGATCTTCTGTCATTTTCCTCAGTTTATTTTTCACTTCAACCAGCTCATTGCCAAGCAAAGTGTTATAAGCCATTTTCGGAGGACCCATTTTTATTCCTCTTAAATCAAGAGCTTCCTTGAAACCCTGGGGGAAATTTACTGATTTCATTGTTCTTATGAATTCAAGAATTGCAAACTGAAGCTCAAGAGCGCGGGAATGGTTCCCGTTTAAAAAATTATCATAAATGCCTACCATGAATTCCGGAAGTATTCCGGCTGTTGCAGTC
Protein-coding regions in this window:
- a CDS encoding DUF134 domain-containing protein; translated protein: MVKPKKKRKVLYPPRFYFFKPAGVPASKLESVNLTVDEYEAIRLVDIENLNHLESAKSMEISRPTFTRLLGSAHKKIGSAIVNGYAIRIEGGSFVFVNNAYRCRKCGYEWDLKADEQNKGLDIEENCPSCKEDDVENMEEMLKKCNSGYGHGRGGRLRQGRF